A single genomic interval of Tursiops truncatus isolate mTurTru1 chromosome 1, mTurTru1.mat.Y, whole genome shotgun sequence harbors:
- the LOC117313576 gene encoding endogenous retrovirus group K member 9 Gag polyprotein-like yields the protein MSLHRLLKQLLRSSGVKVKQESFDELFTEIRKHCYWFQPTGHNQLNLKVWKQVMRALRRAHQYGDPISVRVWSLCNLISLALESLQSETESENGARPQRPNSAPDHSATFRTLSRESPIEDLPPPPPLMSETGEDFSGSSDEGALSDDDKGREQASKQSEMPLSQQNEISDILSKLKNLMAKLEENKNNATTPSYQEPCPTIPSAPPLELAAYPVGASRQFRFPLKPECNKLLLEEEMNKEEKQYSEPFFAFPIVRQAMPANDQFPNGYMSVEYNPHDFKIFKMLKEAINAHGMHSKYVQGLLSGYASKNILIPQDWEALARTVLEPGQYMQFKTWWKEEAENMARTNVARNPPGPLLDELIGAGAFSNVQAQAQFDDLPIIQIRMCCL from the coding sequence ATGTCACTACATAGACTCCTGAAACAGTTATTACGGAGTTCTGGAGTGAAAGTGAAACAAGAATCTTTTGATGAATTGTTTACGGAGATTCGTAAACATTGTTACTGGTTTCAACCTACTGGTCATAACCAGTTGAatttaaaagtttggaaacaGGTTATGCGAGCATTAAGAAGAGCTCATCAGTATGGAGACCCTATATCTGTCCGTGTCTGGTCTCTCTGTAATCTAATTTCTCTTGCCCTGGAATCATTACAATCTGAGACTGAAAGTGAAAATGGGGCGCGCCCTCAGCGTCCGAATTCTGCTCCCGATCACTCTGCTACTTTTCGTACTCTGTCCCGTGAATCTCCTATAGAGGAccttcctccgcctcctcctcttATGTCTGAGACAGGAGAGGATTTTTCGGGCTCCAGTGATGAAGGGGCTCTTTCTGATGATGATAAAGGTCGGGAGCAAGCTAGTAAACAAAGTGAGATGCCACTTTCTCAACAGAATGAGATTTCTGATATACTTTCAAAGTTGAAAAATTTGATGGctaaattggaagaaaataaaaacaatgctaCCACCCCTTCATATCAGGAGCCATGTCCTACTATTCCTTCAGCTCCTCCTTTAGAATTAGCAGCTTACCCTGTTGGAGCCTCTCGTCAGTTTCGATTTCCTCTAAAACCTGAATgtaataaacttttattggaagaagagatgaataaggaagaaaagcaatattCTGAACCATTTTTTGCTTTCCCTATTGTTAGACAAGCTATGCCTGCTAATGATCAATTTCCGAATGGATATATGAGTGTTGAGTATAACcctcatgattttaaaatttttaaaatgctaaaagaagCCATTAATGCACATGGGATGCATTCTAAATATGTTCAAGGACTTTTGTCTGGGTATGCTTCCAAAAACATATTAATTCCTCAGGATTGGGAGGCACTTGCCAGGACTGTTCTTGAACCTGGACAATATATGCAGTTTAAGACTTGGTGGAAAGAAGAAGCTGAAAACATGGCAAGGACTAATGTGGCCCGTAATCCTCCAGGACCACTTTTAGATGAATTAATAGGAGCAGGCGCATTTAGTAATGTACAAGCTCAAGCTCAATTTGACGATTTACCAATCATTCAAATACGTATGTGTTGTTTGTGA